One genomic region from Gemmatimonadota bacterium encodes:
- a CDS encoding response regulator transcription factor has translation MTLDIIRVVLADDHSVVRTGLKTILSKAADIEVVAEAKHGREAVSLVERFHPHVVVMDLDMAGGDGTEATREIVSRLSPTRVLILTMHEEAEHLSPALHAGASGYLVKTAADRELVDAIRAVAYGDVYLRPTAARMVVQQLVHKEPRHADRERFATLSEREGLVFRHVARGYSGPEIGHKLNISAKTVETYKQRIQEKIGVSHRAEYIQLAVKLKLFDEEWAPTK, from the coding sequence ATGACGCTCGACATCATTCGAGTAGTGCTGGCTGACGATCATTCAGTTGTGCGCACCGGATTGAAAACCATCCTCAGCAAGGCTGCTGACATCGAAGTGGTTGCCGAAGCAAAGCACGGACGCGAAGCGGTAAGTCTGGTGGAGCGGTTTCATCCGCATGTCGTCGTGATGGACCTCGATATGGCTGGCGGCGACGGTACGGAAGCGACCAGGGAGATCGTCAGTCGGCTGAGCCCCACCAGAGTCCTCATCCTCACGATGCATGAGGAGGCAGAACATCTGTCACCCGCGCTGCACGCCGGCGCCTCCGGCTATCTCGTCAAGACCGCCGCGGACCGTGAGCTCGTCGATGCCATTCGGGCCGTTGCGTATGGCGATGTCTATCTAAGACCGACTGCTGCGCGAATGGTTGTCCAGCAACTCGTACACAAGGAACCGCGCCATGCCGATCGCGAACGGTTTGCGACGCTAAGCGAGCGCGAGGGACTTGTATTTCGGCATGTCGCGCGTGGATACTCCGGCCCGGAAATCGGGCACAAGCTGAACATCAGCGCCAAGACGGTCGAGACGTACAAGCAACGAATTCAGGAGAAGATCGGCGTGTCGCACCGCGCGGAATACATTCAACTCGCGGTCAAGCTCAAGCTATTCGACGAGGAGTGGGCACCGACCAAATAG
- a CDS encoding universal stress protein, translating to MREAPILVATDGNPHADTALIAAAFIAGRVGANVQVFSIVEHASPACRECDNTAGASHVSHDPRKQCGAQEEISEERDARCAMIAAQVALTVGEAANWPITVHDGPLGQTTCDLVTRSHAQLMVIGQRRQRSLDLQSEDERATDALMQCAVPIYIAAPTLRGIARRVVVAIDFSVASIHAAHIVKRLSAPDARMYLIHVVSYASAQELEERRRQLLNIEHSLRDESGVCVESIMLLGDAARETLSFAEGIQADVIACGLSGRRAVSPADPSPPVGDDVTRGLIRHASCSMLIAPALTGL from the coding sequence ATGCGTGAGGCGCCGATTCTTGTCGCCACAGACGGAAATCCGCATGCGGACACCGCACTGATCGCAGCCGCATTCATAGCGGGCCGCGTCGGAGCAAATGTGCAGGTATTCTCGATCGTGGAGCATGCGTCACCGGCATGTCGAGAGTGTGATAATACAGCCGGCGCGTCCCACGTTTCTCATGACCCGCGAAAGCAGTGCGGCGCGCAGGAAGAGATTTCCGAAGAACGGGACGCACGCTGCGCAATGATCGCGGCGCAAGTGGCTCTCACGGTCGGCGAGGCGGCAAACTGGCCAATCACGGTGCACGATGGGCCGCTCGGCCAGACGACCTGTGATCTCGTGACGCGGAGTCATGCACAATTGATGGTCATCGGACAGCGACGGCAGCGGAGTCTCGATCTGCAGTCCGAAGATGAGCGCGCGACCGATGCATTGATGCAGTGCGCGGTCCCGATCTACATCGCGGCACCAACACTTCGAGGAATCGCACGTCGCGTCGTGGTCGCGATCGACTTCAGCGTCGCGAGTATCCACGCTGCGCACATCGTCAAACGTCTCAGTGCACCGGACGCGCGCATGTACCTGATCCATGTCGTTTCCTATGCGTCTGCACAGGAGCTGGAAGAGCGGCGACGCCAGTTGCTGAATATCGAACACTCCCTTCGTGACGAATCCGGCGTTTGCGTCGAGTCCATCATGCTGCTGGGAGACGCGGCGCGGGAGACGCTCAGCTTCGCTGAAGGTATTCAGGCGGACGTCATTGCCTGTGGCCTGTCCGGCCGGCGTGCCGTCTCCCCAGCAGATCCTTCCCCGCCCGTGGGCGATGACGTTACACGGGGCCTCATCCGCCATGCATCGTGTTCGATGCTGATCGCCCCAGCCCTGACCGGTTTGTAA
- a CDS encoding pyridoxamine 5'-phosphate oxidase family protein produces MTGSSSPPVFRQLAHHEAEALLERNHVGRLAFTLHDSVDIEPISYVYTHGWLYGRTSHGTKLAILTHHHWVAFEVDEVAGQFDWRSVVIKGEFEIIPADLSGPDALAYIKALELLRQLEPDTWTEHDRAAFRNVLFRIHINEISGREATSTQS; encoded by the coding sequence ATGACGGGGTCCTCCAGTCCGCCGGTATTTCGACAGCTCGCCCATCACGAAGCAGAGGCCCTGCTGGAACGCAATCACGTCGGACGCCTGGCGTTTACGTTGCATGACAGCGTGGACATCGAGCCCATCAGCTACGTCTACACGCATGGATGGCTGTACGGCCGCACTTCGCACGGCACCAAGCTCGCCATACTGACGCATCACCACTGGGTCGCATTCGAGGTAGACGAGGTCGCTGGCCAGTTCGACTGGCGCAGCGTAGTCATAAAGGGTGAGTTCGAGATAATTCCGGCCGATCTGTCGGGGCCGGATGCACTCGCATATATCAAGGCACTCGAGCTGCTGCGCCAATTGGAACCGGACACGTGGACCGAGCATGATCGGGCGGCATTCCGGAACGTGCTGTTTCGCATCCACATCAATGAGATCAGCGGGAGAGAGGCGACGTCGACCCAGTCATGA
- a CDS encoding BON domain-containing protein: MYSDTALQKNVIDELAWDPALTATEVGVAAKAGVVTLSGKVRNYSQKYAAEKAARRVSGVKALADELEVHLLPEYKRNDTDIAHAVLNGFIWNVSVPEDKIQVDVEDGWVTLRGHVEWDFQRRAAEASVRSLTGVRGVSNLIAVTPSVSVSDVKGKIESALKRYAEIDSKHVQVSASDGTVTLRGTVRSWTERNDAERAAWAAPGVRQVEDLLTVGVL; this comes from the coding sequence ATGTATTCCGACACAGCATTACAGAAGAACGTGATCGACGAACTGGCGTGGGACCCCGCGTTGACAGCGACAGAAGTCGGTGTTGCAGCAAAGGCCGGTGTCGTCACGCTATCGGGTAAAGTGCGCAACTACAGTCAGAAATATGCAGCCGAGAAGGCCGCGCGCCGGGTGTCCGGCGTCAAGGCACTCGCGGACGAGTTGGAAGTGCACCTGCTGCCCGAGTACAAGCGGAACGATACGGACATTGCACATGCCGTTCTCAACGGCTTCATCTGGAACGTCTCCGTACCTGAAGACAAGATCCAGGTCGACGTCGAGGATGGGTGGGTCACGCTGCGGGGGCACGTCGAATGGGATTTCCAGCGACGCGCGGCGGAAGCTTCCGTTCGGTCGCTCACCGGAGTGCGCGGCGTGTCCAATCTGATCGCGGTGACGCCGAGTGTCTCCGTGAGCGACGTCAAAGGGAAGATCGAGTCCGCCTTGAAGCGATACGCGGAAATCGACTCGAAGCACGTTCAGGTATCTGCGAGCGATGGCACCGTGACGTTGCGCGGGACTGTGCGGTCATGGACCGAGCGCAACGACGCCGAGCGTGCCGCGTGGGCTGCCCCGGGCGTTCGTCAAGTCGAGGATCTCCTGACGGTCGGCGTTCTTTGA
- a CDS encoding fucose isomerase: MRIHKLESNAGGKLTAKRSARPASRPPRSTPHERVTLGVIVGNRGFFPGHLASTGRDDMLKALAEEGIDAIALGPEDSVHGAVESRDEAKACAALFRANADKIAGVIVTLPNFGDERAIAETLRMARLDVPVLIHATADDPARMGIDARRDAFCGKMSACNVLTQYGIPYSLTSLHTQRPESESFRADLRSFTSVCRVVRGLKHARIGAIGARPAAFKTVRFSEKILEASGIAVEPIDLSEILGRIDRLANDDPHVRTKLDEIEAYVSTDGIPSEALMKMAKLGLVIDRWMHEADVTVSAIQCWTSMEEFFGVVPCTIMSMMSDVNLPSACEMDVCGTISMYALTLASGTPSALLDWNNNYGDDPNKAVCFHCSNLPKAFFEDVQMDYQAIIAGTVGRENTYGTVVGKVKANPMTYARFSTDDRSGRIRGYVGGGRFTNDPLTTFGGAGVVEIPRLQELLHFICEKGFEHHVAGTMATVTDSVHEATSRYLGWDVHKHA, encoded by the coding sequence ATGCGCATCCATAAACTCGAGTCCAATGCCGGTGGAAAGCTCACCGCAAAGCGCTCTGCCAGGCCGGCGTCACGCCCGCCCCGCTCCACCCCTCATGAGCGTGTGACACTCGGCGTCATCGTCGGCAATCGGGGCTTTTTCCCCGGCCACCTCGCGAGCACGGGACGCGATGACATGCTCAAGGCGCTCGCCGAGGAAGGGATCGACGCGATAGCGCTCGGTCCGGAGGATTCGGTGCACGGAGCCGTCGAGAGTCGCGACGAGGCCAAGGCATGCGCGGCGCTCTTCCGCGCCAACGCCGACAAAATCGCCGGCGTGATCGTCACCCTGCCGAATTTCGGCGACGAGCGCGCGATCGCGGAGACGCTCCGCATGGCCCGGCTCGACGTGCCCGTGCTCATCCACGCCACCGCCGACGATCCGGCCAGAATGGGCATCGATGCACGACGCGACGCTTTCTGCGGCAAGATGTCCGCCTGCAACGTGCTCACGCAGTACGGCATTCCCTACTCGCTCACGTCACTGCACACCCAGCGTCCGGAATCCGAGAGCTTCCGCGCCGATCTGCGCAGCTTCACCAGCGTCTGCCGCGTCGTACGAGGTCTCAAGCATGCGCGTATCGGCGCAATCGGCGCTCGGCCGGCCGCGTTCAAGACAGTTCGGTTCAGCGAGAAGATACTCGAGGCCTCCGGAATCGCCGTCGAGCCAATCGATCTGTCCGAGATTCTCGGACGCATCGACCGCCTCGCGAACGACGACCCTCACGTTCGCACGAAACTGGACGAGATCGAGGCCTACGTCTCAACGGACGGCATCCCGTCCGAAGCGCTCATGAAGATGGCCAAGCTGGGCCTCGTGATCGACCGCTGGATGCACGAGGCAGACGTAACGGTAAGCGCAATCCAGTGCTGGACCTCCATGGAAGAGTTCTTCGGCGTGGTACCATGCACGATCATGAGCATGATGAGTGATGTGAATCTTCCCAGTGCATGCGAGATGGACGTGTGCGGCACCATCAGCATGTACGCACTGACGCTCGCGTCCGGGACGCCCAGCGCTCTCCTGGATTGGAACAACAACTACGGAGATGATCCCAACAAGGCCGTATGCTTCCACTGCAGCAACCTGCCGAAGGCTTTCTTCGAAGACGTGCAGATGGACTATCAGGCGATCATAGCCGGCACCGTGGGACGGGAGAATACATACGGCACCGTCGTAGGCAAGGTGAAGGCGAACCCGATGACGTACGCGCGCTTTTCGACTGACGACCGCAGCGGCCGCATCCGCGGCTATGTCGGTGGCGGGCGATTCACGAACGATCCGCTCACCACGTTCGGCGGCGCCGGCGTGGTGGAGATTCCGCGCCTGCAGGAATTGTTGCACTTCATCTGCGAGAAGGGCTTCGAGCATCACGTCGCGGGTACGATGGCAACCGTGACCGATTCGGTGCACGAGGCGACGTCGCGATATCTTGGCTGGGACGTCCACAAGCACGCGTAG
- a CDS encoding ribulokinase has protein sequence MPIVAGVDFGTQSVRVAIVDSKAGQLGAGVAGLPLLRDPNDPDFATQPHDAQMNALVDAMRLALADARVDGHDILALALDTTGSSVIPVGEGLVPLDDYYLWADHRAKHEAALITEIAHREGLEAIQYCGGVYSAEWGFAKLLHWLRNNPDKRDRFVTALENCDMVAATLCGVSDPREVARSICAMGHKWLWNEELGGLPSEEFLCAVDPLLAGVRAKLQGRYLTSEHVAGELSADWAAKLRLRAGIPIPVGAFDAHWDAIGAGLVEGDVVNVIGTSTCIVAIGKNVDCVPGVCGVVRGSAHPDYVGVESGLSGVGSIFESIATRSGSTVEELSAGIEHYRAGQTGLLRMVWDNGDRTVLVNPHLGGVTFGWNLNHSARDELFAAIEGTAFHTRIVLERMAEHGVPINRVIHGGGIAQKNDALNRVYANVLGKPILVPERPITGLGSSIFAFLAAGVFGTIEEAQAALCPPFRVIEPEPREQATCERLYEMYRSLYFAMGDPSSPAIRVGTVLPDLRRIAAEVRAARAAAVQ, from the coding sequence GTGCCTATCGTCGCAGGGGTCGATTTCGGCACGCAGAGCGTGCGCGTCGCGATCGTCGACAGCAAGGCTGGACAGCTCGGTGCCGGCGTCGCCGGATTGCCGCTGCTGCGCGATCCGAACGATCCCGACTTCGCGACCCAGCCGCACGACGCGCAGATGAATGCGCTGGTCGACGCGATGCGGCTTGCACTCGCGGACGCGAGAGTCGATGGACATGACATTCTCGCACTGGCGCTCGACACGACCGGATCGTCGGTGATACCGGTAGGCGAAGGACTCGTCCCACTCGACGATTACTATCTCTGGGCCGACCACCGCGCAAAGCATGAAGCCGCGCTGATAACAGAGATCGCGCATCGCGAGGGATTGGAGGCGATCCAGTACTGCGGCGGTGTTTATTCCGCCGAGTGGGGCTTTGCCAAGCTGCTGCACTGGCTGCGAAACAATCCCGACAAGCGCGACAGGTTCGTGACAGCGCTCGAGAACTGCGACATGGTTGCGGCGACGCTGTGCGGCGTCTCCGATCCGCGCGAGGTCGCCCGCTCGATCTGCGCCATGGGACACAAGTGGCTCTGGAACGAGGAGCTCGGCGGCCTTCCATCGGAGGAATTCCTCTGCGCGGTGGATCCGCTGCTGGCCGGCGTGCGCGCGAAGTTGCAGGGCCGCTATCTCACGTCGGAGCATGTCGCGGGCGAACTGTCCGCGGATTGGGCCGCCAAGCTCCGTCTCAGAGCTGGAATTCCAATTCCGGTTGGTGCATTCGACGCACACTGGGATGCCATCGGTGCCGGCCTCGTCGAAGGCGACGTCGTCAACGTGATCGGGACGTCCACGTGCATCGTCGCCATCGGGAAGAATGTCGACTGCGTACCGGGCGTCTGCGGAGTGGTGCGCGGATCCGCGCATCCGGATTATGTCGGCGTCGAGTCGGGACTGTCCGGCGTGGGCAGCATCTTCGAGTCCATAGCAACGCGAAGCGGAAGCACGGTCGAGGAGCTCTCCGCCGGCATCGAGCACTATCGCGCGGGCCAGACCGGACTGCTGCGGATGGTGTGGGACAACGGCGACCGCACGGTGCTGGTGAATCCGCATCTTGGCGGTGTGACGTTCGGCTGGAATCTGAACCACAGCGCGCGTGACGAGCTATTCGCCGCAATCGAGGGGACCGCGTTCCACACGCGCATCGTACTCGAACGAATGGCGGAGCACGGCGTGCCGATCAATCGCGTGATACACGGCGGCGGGATAGCGCAGAAGAACGACGCGCTCAACCGCGTCTACGCAAACGTGCTCGGCAAGCCGATTCTCGTGCCCGAGCGTCCGATCACGGGACTCGGCTCATCCATCTTCGCCTTTCTCGCCGCCGGTGTCTTCGGCACGATCGAGGAAGCGCAGGCCGCGCTCTGCCCGCCATTTCGCGTCATCGAGCCCGAGCCGCGCGAGCAGGCGACCTGTGAACGGCTGTATGAGATGTACAGGTCGCTGTACTTCGCGATGGGTGATCCATCGTCGCCCGCGATACGTGTCGGCACCGTGCTCCCGGACTTGCGTCGGATCGCGGCCGAGGTTCGCGCAGCCAGGGCGGCCGCAGTGCAGTGA
- a CDS encoding TIM-barrel domain-containing protein, with protein MSDSVSRRDAIKRLATITAGFALSGDITRGGLTIRRTARDITIAGQPVEITVLSLSPQTARLTIRPLQNGQPQPLPITGELVDHEIGKISRRGRTATDLARVRAGDLFVTVTDDPPRIRIETASGTIVQDLAFDASTPGMSFSLGHGPLLGLGEGGPQFDRKGKTDPMIIGQGGYRLSTNGTRAPIQWLVGTDGWAMFVHRPHGTFDFTGTTGKFIPSPALPLDIFVVSSKEPRVIMREYARITGLPEMPALWGFGYLQSSRTLAGPDEVMGVARTMREKRLPCDALIYLGTGFCPSGWNTRNGDFTWNSANFPSPKQQVAALHAEHFKVVLHVVVEGHHLTGTVSDPCTAAPLPSGVTPDGHWPPDRQVACYWPSHKSVMVDDGIDGWWPDQGDGFDGPSELNRHRMYWEGTQLFRPNERPFALHRNASAGVQRFGGLLWSGDVQSRWETLRTHVAVGINAGLTGLPYWGTDIGGFVPTSEYTGELYVRWFQFGAFCPLFRSHGRNWHLHLPWGWDGGDGGPPETRNFQVDPAELHNTTVEPICRKYLELRYRLLPYLYTAVRESHDTGMPIMRALWLHHSGEEAAVARGDEYLWGRDLLVAPVVEKGVTSRRLYLPRGSWFDFWTEQRTEGGREIDRAVDLATTPLYARAGSIIPMGPVRQYVSEQSDEPVTLVVYPGADGESSWYEDDGNTFDYRRGDFMRINMTWHDATRRLSLRLAPGSRMREPAPRRIDVRVAGSKKVTSLSFTGREIEISL; from the coding sequence ATGTCGGATTCCGTATCACGGCGCGACGCCATCAAGCGCCTCGCCACGATCACCGCGGGCTTCGCGCTAAGCGGCGACATCACCCGCGGCGGACTCACCATCCGCCGCACCGCTCGCGACATCACCATCGCCGGCCAGCCAGTGGAGATCACCGTCTTATCGCTGAGCCCGCAAACAGCGCGACTCACGATTCGCCCACTGCAGAACGGGCAACCACAGCCGCTGCCAATCACGGGTGAGCTCGTTGACCACGAGATTGGAAAGATTTCGCGGCGCGGCCGCACTGCGACCGACCTTGCACGCGTGCGAGCTGGCGATCTGTTCGTGACGGTGACCGACGACCCGCCGAGGATTCGAATCGAGACCGCCAGCGGCACGATCGTTCAGGATCTCGCGTTCGACGCATCGACACCCGGCATGTCGTTCTCCCTCGGACACGGACCGCTGCTCGGCCTCGGCGAGGGAGGCCCGCAATTCGATCGCAAGGGAAAGACCGATCCCATGATCATCGGACAGGGCGGCTATCGCCTGTCGACGAACGGAACTCGCGCCCCGATTCAGTGGCTCGTGGGAACCGACGGCTGGGCGATGTTCGTTCATCGACCGCACGGCACATTCGATTTCACCGGCACTACGGGGAAGTTCATCCCCTCGCCGGCGTTGCCGCTCGACATATTCGTCGTTTCGTCGAAAGAGCCGCGCGTGATCATGCGCGAGTACGCGCGCATCACCGGCCTGCCCGAGATGCCCGCACTCTGGGGGTTCGGCTACCTGCAATCGTCCCGCACCCTCGCCGGTCCTGATGAAGTAATGGGCGTCGCGCGCACCATGCGCGAGAAACGGCTTCCATGCGATGCACTCATCTACCTCGGCACGGGTTTTTGTCCGTCGGGCTGGAACACCCGCAACGGTGACTTCACCTGGAACTCCGCAAACTTCCCATCGCCAAAGCAGCAGGTCGCGGCGTTGCACGCAGAGCATTTCAAGGTCGTGCTGCACGTGGTCGTGGAAGGGCATCATCTCACGGGTACCGTGTCGGATCCATGCACCGCTGCGCCGCTTCCGAGCGGAGTGACTCCCGACGGACACTGGCCACCCGACCGGCAGGTTGCGTGCTACTGGCCATCGCACAAGTCCGTGATGGTGGACGACGGGATAGATGGATGGTGGCCGGATCAGGGCGATGGCTTCGATGGTCCGTCGGAACTCAACCGCCATCGCATGTACTGGGAAGGCACTCAGCTCTTCCGTCCCAACGAGCGTCCCTTCGCGCTTCACCGCAATGCATCGGCGGGCGTGCAGCGGTTTGGCGGCCTTCTCTGGTCCGGCGACGTCCAGTCACGCTGGGAAACGCTGCGCACTCATGTCGCTGTCGGTATCAATGCAGGTCTCACTGGATTGCCGTACTGGGGAACGGACATCGGCGGATTCGTTCCAACGTCGGAGTACACGGGGGAGCTGTACGTGCGCTGGTTTCAGTTCGGTGCATTCTGTCCGCTGTTCCGATCACACGGACGCAACTGGCATCTGCATCTGCCGTGGGGCTGGGATGGAGGTGATGGCGGTCCGCCGGAGACACGCAATTTTCAGGTGGATCCGGCAGAGTTGCATAACACCACTGTCGAGCCGATATGCCGGAAATATCTGGAGCTGCGTTATCGCCTGTTGCCATATCTGTATACCGCCGTTCGTGAGAGTCACGACACGGGGATGCCCATCATGCGCGCGCTGTGGCTGCACCATTCCGGAGAGGAAGCCGCGGTCGCGCGCGGCGACGAGTATCTCTGGGGCCGAGATCTGCTCGTCGCGCCCGTGGTGGAAAAAGGCGTCACATCACGGCGCCTGTACCTTCCGCGCGGAAGCTGGTTCGACTTCTGGACCGAACAGCGCACCGAAGGCGGTCGCGAAATCGATCGCGCAGTGGACCTCGCGACCACGCCACTCTACGCGCGTGCAGGCTCCATCATACCAATGGGCCCGGTCAGACAATACGTCAGCGAGCAGAGCGACGAGCCGGTGACTCTGGTTGTCTATCCGGGCGCCGACGGTGAATCGTCATGGTACGAGGACGACGGAAATACGTTCGATTATCGACGCGGTGATTTCATGCGTATCAACATGACGTGGCACGATGCAACACGCCGGCTCAGCCTGCGCCTCGCACCAGGTTCACGCATGCGCGAGCCTGCACCGCGACGCATCGATGTGCGCGTGGCAGGAAGTAAGAAAGTGACTTCGCTCTCGTTCACCGGTCGTGAGATCGAAATCTCGCTTTGA
- the araD gene encoding L-ribulose-5-phosphate 4-epimerase AraD produces MTDRRGALLDLRCEVCEANKELAERGLARFTFGNASAIDRESGVVVIKPSGVPYDAMTPAQMVVVNMNGDVVEGSLRPSSDLATHLELYRAFDRIGGVVHTHSHYATVWAQSQREIPCLGTTHADYFHGAIPLTAHLSADDIQSEYEANTGREIVRRFANIDPLRMPAVLVAGHASFCWGESVGAAVETADLLEEVARMAYATLTLNANADAIPAALLDKHFLRKHGPAAYYGQVKS; encoded by the coding sequence ATGACGGACAGACGCGGTGCATTGCTGGATCTTCGCTGCGAAGTCTGCGAAGCGAACAAGGAACTGGCGGAGCGCGGGCTCGCGCGATTCACTTTCGGGAATGCAAGCGCGATCGATCGTGAGTCCGGTGTCGTGGTGATCAAGCCGAGCGGTGTGCCGTACGATGCGATGACCCCTGCGCAGATGGTAGTCGTGAACATGAACGGTGACGTCGTGGAAGGGAGTCTGCGCCCGTCGTCGGACCTTGCCACGCATCTGGAGCTGTACCGCGCGTTCGATCGCATCGGCGGCGTGGTCCACACGCACTCGCATTACGCCACGGTTTGGGCACAGTCACAACGCGAGATTCCGTGCCTCGGCACGACGCACGCCGACTATTTTCACGGCGCGATTCCATTGACCGCGCATCTCTCGGCGGACGACATTCAGTCGGAATACGAGGCCAACACCGGTCGCGAGATCGTGCGCAGATTCGCGAACATCGATCCGCTGCGAATGCCGGCGGTGCTCGTGGCGGGGCATGCGAGTTTCTGCTGGGGTGAATCTGTCGGCGCCGCGGTGGAGACTGCGGACCTGCTCGAGGAAGTGGCTCGTATGGCGTACGCGACACTTACGCTGAATGCGAACGCGGATGCAATTCCGGCGGCGTTGCTCGACAAGCATTTTCTGCGCAAGCACGGACCGGCGGCGTATTACGGGCAGGTAAAGAGCTAG